Proteins found in one Litorihabitans aurantiacus genomic segment:
- a CDS encoding peptidoglycan D,D-transpeptidase FtsI family protein: MLLWIVLVVLALFAVRLVQVQVVQASELAEQGRETRSRTIPINAQRGEILDADGMVMATSVVRYDVQVDLRQVPAYVRYGEDTTDVLGRGAVEAARQLAPLLGVPEHELGAQLTGTAGGLVIAREVTPEVREQVEELGINGLTTHATTTRVYPNGTTAGDLIGWLKDDSSGASGLEYSLDDRLQGTDGTRSYETGIGGTVIPFAAQSTVAAQDGATVHTSLDLDLQYACQSSVDGQVEQSRAEFGAAVVLEVKTGRVLALCDSGSIDPNSPTGSGTVRSVTSPYEPGSTGKILTVAAALNEGLIEPTSTFTVPDQLTMPNGQTFKDATEHPEYELTTAGVLAFSSNTGTVQIGDLMSDSERLDYMNAFGWGGRTGIELAGERAGTNMDPAAWDGRTRYVTMFGQANQVNLLQITNVMATLGNGGVRLPLHMVDGYSDASGSFTPAEVGESVEVVSEQTADEMLLMLEGVMADQLGTTGKKAAIDGYRVAGKTGTAQIPNTVDGRLTDTAASFVGVVPAEDPEIAVGVIVFRPAGAGTGGALAAPVFHDVASAALQMKGIPPSGTTDTLYELYGPGSGPDAE, from the coding sequence GTGCTGCTGTGGATCGTCCTGGTGGTGCTGGCGCTCTTCGCCGTCCGCCTCGTGCAGGTCCAGGTCGTGCAGGCCTCCGAGCTCGCCGAGCAGGGCCGCGAGACCCGGTCGCGCACGATCCCGATCAACGCCCAGCGCGGGGAGATCCTCGACGCCGACGGCATGGTGATGGCCACGTCCGTGGTGCGGTACGACGTCCAGGTCGACCTGCGTCAGGTGCCGGCCTACGTGCGCTACGGCGAGGACACCACCGACGTCCTCGGACGGGGCGCCGTCGAGGCGGCCAGGCAGCTGGCGCCGCTCCTCGGCGTCCCCGAGCACGAGCTCGGTGCGCAGCTCACCGGCACCGCCGGCGGGCTCGTCATCGCCCGCGAGGTCACCCCCGAGGTCCGCGAGCAGGTCGAGGAGCTGGGCATCAACGGGCTCACGACCCACGCGACCACCACGCGCGTGTACCCCAACGGCACGACTGCGGGCGACCTCATCGGCTGGCTCAAGGACGACAGCAGCGGTGCGTCGGGTCTCGAGTACAGCCTCGACGACCGGCTGCAGGGGACCGACGGCACGCGCAGCTACGAGACCGGGATCGGTGGCACGGTCATCCCGTTCGCGGCGCAGTCGACCGTCGCGGCCCAGGACGGCGCCACGGTGCACACCAGCCTCGACCTCGATCTGCAGTACGCGTGCCAGTCCTCCGTGGACGGCCAGGTGGAGCAGTCCCGGGCCGAGTTCGGCGCCGCCGTCGTGCTCGAGGTCAAGACGGGTCGCGTCCTGGCGCTGTGCGACTCCGGCTCGATCGACCCCAACTCGCCGACGGGCAGCGGCACGGTGCGTTCGGTGACGAGCCCGTACGAGCCAGGGTCGACGGGCAAGATCCTCACCGTCGCCGCCGCGCTGAACGAGGGCCTCATCGAGCCCACCTCGACCTTCACGGTGCCCGACCAGCTGACGATGCCGAACGGTCAGACGTTCAAGGACGCCACCGAGCACCCCGAGTACGAGCTGACGACCGCCGGCGTCCTGGCGTTCTCCTCGAACACGGGCACGGTCCAGATCGGCGACCTGATGAGCGACAGCGAGCGCCTGGACTACATGAACGCCTTCGGCTGGGGCGGGCGCACGGGCATCGAGCTCGCGGGGGAGCGCGCGGGGACCAACATGGACCCCGCGGCGTGGGACGGCCGCACGCGCTACGTGACCATGTTCGGCCAGGCCAACCAGGTCAACCTGCTCCAGATCACGAACGTCATGGCGACGCTGGGCAACGGCGGTGTCCGCCTCCCGCTGCACATGGTCGACGGCTACTCCGACGCGAGCGGCTCCTTCACGCCCGCCGAGGTCGGCGAGAGCGTCGAGGTCGTCTCGGAGCAGACCGCCGACGAGATGCTCCTCATGCTCGAGGGCGTCATGGCGGACCAGCTCGGCACGACCGGCAAGAAGGCCGCGATCGACGGGTACCGCGTCGCCGGCAAGACCGGCACGGCGCAGATCCCCAACACCGTCGACGGTCGGCTCACCGACACGGCGGCGTCGTTCGTCGGCGTCGTTCCCGCCGAGGACCCCGAGATCGCCGTCGGCGTCATCGTGTTCCGCCCCGCCGGTGCCGGAACGGGCGGCGCCCTGGCCGCTCCCGTCTTCCACGACGTCGCCTCCGCCGCGCTGCAGATGAAGGGCATCCCCCCGAGCGGCACCACCGACACCCTGTACGAGCTCTACGGCCCGGGCTCCGGTCCCGACGCCGAGTAG
- the mraZ gene encoding division/cell wall cluster transcriptional repressor MraZ — MLIGTFTPKLDDKGRLILPAKFREELAPGLVMTRGHEKCLFVFPMAEFVELHKSLRAAPLTSKQARDFNRVLLSGAHDEIPDKQGRVTVPSVLREWAALQRDLAVVGTGNKLEIWDAAAWDDYLTGASAAFEDAAGEVVPDF, encoded by the coding sequence ATGCTGATCGGGACCTTCACGCCCAAGCTCGACGACAAGGGCCGCCTGATCCTCCCCGCCAAGTTCCGCGAGGAGCTCGCCCCCGGTCTGGTGATGACGCGGGGGCACGAGAAGTGCCTCTTCGTCTTCCCGATGGCCGAGTTCGTGGAGCTGCACAAGTCCCTGCGTGCGGCTCCGCTGACCTCGAAGCAGGCGCGGGACTTCAACCGCGTCCTGCTCTCGGGGGCGCACGACGAGATCCCCGACAAGCAGGGCCGCGTCACGGTGCCGTCCGTCCTGCGGGAGTGGGCGGCGCTCCAGCGCGACCTCGCCGTCGTCGGGACCGGGAACAAGCTGGAGATCTGGGACGCCGCGGCGTGGGACGACTACCTCACCGGGGCCTCGGCCGCGTTCGAGGACGCGGCGGGGGAGGTGGTGCCGGACTTCTGA
- a CDS encoding glutamate ligase domain-containing protein — MERVVERGQGLPLCIVDYAHTPDALVYALEAVRPITPGRLVLVLGSDGDRDQGKRPLLGEIAARLADVVVVTDENPRSEVPGTIRAAILEGAARVRPDLIDVVEIPEGRAAALRHAMSATGEGDTVIVTGKGHEPTQEIAGVFHRYNDRDVYLAHARTLLQERA, encoded by the coding sequence ATGGAGCGGGTGGTCGAGCGCGGCCAGGGGCTGCCGCTGTGCATCGTCGACTACGCCCACACGCCCGACGCGCTCGTGTACGCGCTCGAGGCGGTGCGCCCGATCACGCCCGGCCGGCTCGTGCTCGTCCTCGGCTCGGACGGCGACCGCGACCAGGGCAAGCGCCCGCTGCTCGGTGAGATCGCGGCGCGGCTGGCCGACGTCGTCGTCGTGACCGACGAGAACCCGCGCTCGGAGGTGCCCGGCACGATCCGCGCCGCCATCCTCGAGGGCGCGGCGCGCGTGCGCCCCGACCTGATCGACGTCGTCGAGATCCCCGAGGGTCGCGCGGCCGCGCTGCGGCACGCGATGAGCGCCACGGGTGAGGGCGACACGGTGATCGTCACCGGCAAGGGGCACGAACCGACCCAGGAGATCGCCGGAGTGTTCCACCGCTACAACGACCGCGACGTCTACCTCGCGCACGCCCGCACGCTGCTGCAGGAGCGCGCGTGA